In Colwellia sp. M166, a genomic segment contains:
- the gltB gene encoding glutamate synthase large subunit: MQLYDHTYQKDNCGFGLIAHQHGEKSHKLVKTAIHALDRMQHRGGIAADGKTGDGCGLLMQKPDSFFRAVAEEKNWQLGKKYAVGMIFLNPDPIEANASKKILEEELARETLTLVGWRVVPTDTSTLGEIAKGNLPSIEQIFVDAPSGWRNRDLERRLYMARRRAEKRISDDRFYVASLSCLVTIYKGLMMPVDLPNFYLDLADIRMQTAICLFHQRFSTNTSPQWHLAQPFRYLAHNGEINTIKGNRQWSRARTHGFKSPLLPDLQDAAPFVNESGSDSSSLDNMLELFLAGGMDLYRGMRLLMPPAWQSNPLMDDDLKAFYEFNSMHMEPWDGPAGVVVTNGRHVACNLDRNGLRPARYVITRDGFITLASEVGIWDYGEDEVIEKGRVGPGEMLAIDTYTGKIFNSSAIDNELKVRHPYRQWLDNNIRRLVPFDKLDARLIGQRVFSDQEIAQYHKMFNYSYEEIHQVVKTLAENGQEATGSMGDDTPMAVLSSQPRSLYDYFRQQFAQVTNPPIDPLRERYVMSLGTCIGREHNVFNETTGHADRILFATPVLMYTGLKQLRELDPEHYRSDTLTLNYDQDEGLEAAILRLCDEAESLVRNKNTVILVLSDRQIHQGMLPIPAAMAVGAVQKRLVEQQLRCDSNIIVETASVRDSHQFAVLLGLGATAIYPYLAYETIEQLVEQKQLDLTARQAVVNYREGINKGLLKILSKMGISTIASYRCAGLFEVIGLNSNIMKLCFPDLPSRIQGADFSDIEQDNINLARKAFMPHQKMSHGGLLKYVHGGEYHAYNPDVVSTLQTAVRSGDYSDYRIFADHVNNRPAAALRDLLAFKDDQKAIDIATVEPETELFKRFDSAAMSIGALSPEAHEALAIAMNRLGGFSNSGEGGEDERRFGTVKNSRIKQIASGRFGVTPYYLVNADVLQIKVAQGAKPGEGGQLPGDKVTPLIAKLRFSVPGVTLISPPPHHDIYSIEDLAQLIFDLKQVNPKAVISVKLVSGPGVGTIASGVAKAYADFITISGYDGGTGASPLTSVKYAGCPWELGLAEAHQSLVTNGLRHKVRLQVDGGLKTGIDIVKAAILGAESFGFGTAPMVTLGCKFLRICHLNNCATGVATQDEVLREQFFKGLPDQVMNYFKFIAQDVREILAHLGVESLTAIIGRTDLLVPLSGITAKQQKLDLRPIIAPVVATDDTALYQTDTNEPFDKGELNQRLLSLAADAIAHSSGGEYRLNIQNTDRSVGAALSGEIARHHGDQGMAASPIKVAFSGTAGQSFGVWNAGGLEMTLTGDANDYVGKGMAGGKLTIKPPKGVEYLSHKTMIMGNTCLYGATGGKLYGCGRAGERFAVRNSGCHAVIEGTGDHACEYMTGGIVTILGQVGVNFGAGMTGGFAYVLDEQDDLAIRLNNESIEMLAIDELNIHQEHLRGIINQHLDETGSLRAEEILNNFATYAPLFKLIKPKAIDVKTLLGHRSRSSAELRVQAQ, translated from the coding sequence ACTCGTAAAGACAGCCATTCATGCTTTAGACCGAATGCAACATCGTGGTGGTATTGCTGCCGATGGTAAAACCGGTGACGGTTGTGGCTTGTTGATGCAAAAACCAGACAGTTTTTTCCGTGCCGTCGCTGAAGAAAAAAACTGGCAATTAGGCAAAAAATACGCTGTCGGCATGATTTTTCTTAACCCAGATCCAATTGAAGCCAATGCCAGTAAAAAAATTCTTGAAGAAGAGCTAGCACGTGAGACACTAACCTTAGTGGGCTGGCGAGTTGTGCCAACAGATACCAGTACCTTAGGCGAAATAGCGAAAGGTAACTTACCGTCTATTGAGCAAATTTTTGTTGACGCACCGTCAGGATGGCGTAACCGAGATCTCGAACGTCGATTATACATGGCAAGACGACGTGCTGAAAAGCGTATCAGCGATGATCGCTTCTATGTTGCAAGCTTGTCGTGTCTCGTTACTATTTATAAAGGTCTAATGATGCCGGTAGATTTACCGAACTTTTATTTAGACCTGGCTGATATTCGTATGCAAACGGCCATTTGCTTATTTCATCAGCGTTTTTCAACCAATACCTCACCACAATGGCATTTAGCACAACCATTTCGTTATTTAGCGCATAATGGTGAAATCAATACTATTAAAGGTAACCGCCAGTGGAGTCGCGCTCGAACTCATGGCTTTAAATCGCCCTTGTTACCTGATTTACAAGACGCCGCTCCTTTTGTTAACGAAAGTGGCTCTGACTCCTCGTCATTAGACAACATGCTCGAGCTTTTCCTTGCTGGTGGCATGGATCTTTATCGTGGTATGCGCTTATTAATGCCACCAGCTTGGCAAAGTAACCCTTTAATGGATGACGACTTAAAAGCCTTTTATGAATTTAACTCCATGCATATGGAGCCTTGGGACGGACCGGCAGGCGTTGTCGTGACTAATGGTCGTCATGTTGCCTGTAATTTAGATCGTAACGGCCTAAGACCTGCTCGCTATGTGATTACTCGTGATGGTTTTATTACCTTAGCTTCTGAAGTCGGTATTTGGGACTACGGTGAAGATGAAGTGATAGAAAAAGGTCGAGTGGGTCCAGGTGAAATGCTGGCCATTGATACCTATACCGGAAAAATATTTAACTCCAGCGCTATCGATAATGAACTGAAAGTTCGCCATCCCTATCGTCAGTGGCTAGACAATAATATTCGTCGTTTAGTACCTTTTGACAAATTAGATGCTAGATTAATTGGCCAACGAGTATTTAGCGATCAAGAAATAGCTCAATACCATAAAATGTTTAATTACAGTTACGAAGAAATACACCAAGTAGTAAAAACATTGGCTGAGAATGGTCAAGAAGCTACGGGGTCTATGGGTGATGACACGCCAATGGCTGTGCTATCAAGCCAACCACGTTCACTTTATGATTACTTTCGTCAACAGTTTGCCCAAGTAACTAATCCCCCCATTGATCCATTACGCGAACGTTACGTTATGTCATTGGGAACCTGTATAGGCCGAGAGCATAACGTTTTTAACGAAACCACTGGCCATGCTGACCGCATTTTATTTGCGACACCGGTATTAATGTATACCGGTTTAAAGCAATTACGTGAATTGGACCCTGAACATTACCGATCTGATACCTTAACCTTGAATTATGATCAAGATGAAGGTTTAGAAGCGGCAATATTGCGCTTATGTGATGAAGCGGAAAGCTTAGTTCGAAATAAAAATACGGTTATCTTAGTATTATCTGATCGCCAAATACATCAAGGCATGCTGCCTATTCCAGCAGCAATGGCCGTTGGCGCCGTGCAAAAACGCTTAGTTGAGCAACAATTACGTTGTGATTCAAATATTATTGTTGAAACAGCGTCTGTTCGCGACTCTCATCAGTTTGCTGTACTACTTGGCTTAGGCGCAACAGCTATTTATCCGTACCTAGCTTATGAAACCATCGAGCAATTAGTTGAACAAAAACAACTTGATTTGACTGCCCGTCAAGCGGTGGTTAACTACCGAGAAGGCATTAATAAAGGCCTACTAAAAATATTATCTAAAATGGGTATTTCAACGATTGCTAGCTATCGTTGTGCCGGCTTATTTGAAGTCATTGGTCTTAATAGCAATATCATGAAACTGTGTTTCCCTGATTTACCTAGTCGTATTCAGGGTGCTGACTTTTCAGATATTGAACAAGATAATATCAACCTTGCTCGTAAAGCTTTTATGCCACATCAAAAAATGAGCCATGGCGGATTATTAAAATATGTTCATGGTGGTGAATACCACGCCTATAATCCTGATGTTGTTAGCACGCTACAAACCGCTGTTCGCAGTGGCGACTATAGTGATTATCGAATATTTGCTGATCACGTAAATAATCGTCCTGCTGCTGCATTACGCGATTTATTGGCATTTAAAGACGATCAAAAAGCGATTGATATCGCCACCGTTGAACCAGAAACAGAACTATTTAAACGCTTTGATAGTGCCGCGATGTCAATTGGTGCACTAAGCCCTGAGGCCCATGAAGCGCTCGCTATAGCGATGAACCGCTTAGGTGGTTTTTCTAATTCGGGTGAAGGTGGTGAAGACGAACGTCGCTTTGGTACCGTAAAAAATTCACGTATCAAGCAAATTGCTTCGGGACGATTTGGCGTTACACCTTACTACCTAGTAAATGCTGATGTACTACAAATTAAAGTAGCACAAGGCGCAAAGCCAGGTGAAGGTGGTCAATTACCCGGTGATAAAGTCACACCTTTAATCGCAAAATTACGTTTTTCAGTGCCTGGGGTTACTTTAATATCACCTCCACCTCATCACGACATTTATTCTATTGAAGATCTAGCGCAACTGATTTTCGATTTAAAACAAGTCAATCCTAAAGCAGTTATTTCCGTCAAACTGGTTTCTGGTCCAGGCGTTGGCACTATCGCTTCTGGTGTTGCCAAAGCCTACGCTGATTTCATTACTATTTCTGGCTATGATGGTGGTACTGGCGCTAGTCCATTAACCTCGGTTAAATATGCCGGTTGTCCATGGGAACTTGGTTTAGCTGAAGCGCACCAATCTTTAGTCACCAATGGCTTAAGACATAAAGTACGCTTACAAGTTGATGGTGGTCTAAAAACCGGTATAGATATCGTCAAAGCTGCCATTCTTGGCGCAGAGAGCTTTGGTTTTGGTACCGCGCCTATGGTGACATTAGGTTGTAAGTTCCTCCGAATTTGCCACCTAAATAACTGTGCTACAGGTGTTGCAACCCAAGATGAAGTGCTACGTGAGCAGTTCTTTAAAGGCTTACCTGATCAGGTGATGAATTACTTCAAATTTATCGCTCAAGATGTCCGAGAAATCTTAGCGCATTTAGGGGTTGAAAGCTTAACCGCCATTATTGGTCGTACTGACTTACTCGTGCCTTTGTCAGGCATTACCGCTAAGCAACAAAAGTTAGATTTACGACCTATTATTGCCCCGGTTGTTGCCACTGATGATACGGCATTATATCAGACTGATACTAATGAACCTTTCGATAAAGGTGAGTTAAATCAGCGTTTATTATCACTGGCTGCAGATGCTATTGCGCATAGCAGTGGTGGTGAATATCGTTTAAATATTCAGAACACTGACCGTTCTGTCGGCGCAGCATTATCAGGTGAAATTGCCCGTCATCACGGTGATCAAGGCATGGCGGCAAGCCCGATTAAAGTCGCTTTTAGTGGTACCGCTGGTCAAAGCTTTGGCGTTTGGAATGCCGGTGGCTTAGAAATGACCTTAACAGGTGACGCTAATGACTACGTGGGTAAAGGCATGGCTGGCGGAAAGCTCACCATTAAACCACCAAAAGGAGTAGAATATTTAAGTCATAAAACCATGATTATGGGTAATACTTGTTTATATGGTGCAACAGGCGGAAAACTCTACGGCTGTGGTCGTGCGGGTGAACGCTTTGCGGTACGAAATTCAGGTTGCCACGCGGTAATAGAAGGCACAGGTGATCATGCTTGTGAATATATGACCGGTGGAATAGTGACTATTTTAGGTCAAGTGGGTGTCAATTTTGGCGCCGGTATGACCGGCGGCTTTGCTTATGTTTTAGATGAACAAGATGATTTAGCCATACGTCTAAATAATGAATCTATTGAAATGTTGGCGATAGATGAACTTAATATTCATCAAGAACATTTACGCGGCATAATCAATCAACACTTAGATGAAACTGGGAGTTTAAGAGCAGAGGAAATTTTAAATAACTTTGCTACTTACGCACCATTATTTAAGTTGATTAAGCCCAAAGCGATTGATGTTAAAACCTTATTAGGTCATCGCAGCCGTTCGTCCGCAGAACTACGTGTTCAAGCGCAATAA